A window from Synechococcus sp. RSCCF101 encodes these proteins:
- a CDS encoding ABC transporter ATP-binding protein codes for MPSRSSSRTVAPLQRLLAALKPHRRTVLLASACSVLNKIFDLAPPALIALAVDVVVQQQTSFFARIGLVTVPQQLLALVLLSFLVWTAESLFEYLYALLWRNLAQTVQHELRLEAYDHVQHLELAFYERGSTGRLLTILNDDINQLERFLNQGANELLQLATTVLLVGGAMLALSPGVAGIAFLPIPVILAGSLRFQSRLAPRYAEVRDQASAIASLLTNNLGGIVTIKSYATEAREAVRLAEQSHRYRTANSRAIKLSAAFIPLIRFAILFAFLAILLLGGLQAWRGALAVGSYSFLVFITQRLLWPLTRLGNTLDEYQRSMASVKRVLDLINTPIRIATGETALPKARVRGAVEFRDVHFAYQGREPLLNGFSLAIPAGQTLGIVGATGSGKSTLVKLLLRLYAINAGRILLDGIPVESLRLQDLRRAIALVSQEVYLFHGSVAANIAYGSPDATTAEIRRAARLAEAAAFIEELPDGYETTVGERGQRLSGGQRQRIALARAILKEAPVLVLDEATAAVDNDTEAAIQRSLDAITHERTTVVIAHRLSTVRHADRIVVMEQGRIAESGSHDQLLHADGAYAGLWRVQAGLRPDEALAL; via the coding sequence ATGCCCTCCCGATCCAGCTCTCGCACCGTTGCGCCGCTGCAGCGTCTGCTGGCCGCCCTGAAGCCCCATCGCCGAACGGTGCTGCTGGCCAGTGCCTGCTCGGTGCTCAACAAGATCTTCGATCTGGCACCTCCGGCCCTGATCGCCCTGGCGGTGGATGTGGTGGTGCAGCAGCAGACGTCGTTCTTCGCACGGATCGGGCTGGTCACCGTGCCCCAGCAGCTGCTGGCCCTGGTGCTGCTCTCCTTCCTGGTCTGGACCGCGGAATCCCTGTTCGAGTACCTCTACGCCCTGCTCTGGCGGAATCTGGCCCAGACGGTGCAGCACGAACTCCGTCTCGAGGCCTACGACCACGTCCAGCATCTCGAACTGGCGTTCTACGAGCGCGGCAGCACCGGCCGCCTGCTCACCATCCTCAACGACGACATCAACCAACTGGAGCGCTTCCTCAACCAGGGCGCCAACGAACTGCTCCAGCTGGCCACCACCGTGCTTCTGGTGGGGGGCGCCATGCTCGCCCTGTCGCCCGGCGTGGCCGGCATCGCGTTCCTGCCCATTCCGGTGATCCTGGCCGGGTCGCTGCGCTTTCAGAGCCGTCTGGCACCGCGCTACGCGGAGGTGCGGGATCAGGCCTCGGCCATCGCCTCGCTGCTGACCAACAACCTCGGCGGCATCGTCACCATCAAGAGCTACGCCACCGAGGCCCGTGAAGCCGTGCGGCTGGCCGAGCAGAGCCATCGGTACCGCACTGCCAATTCCAGGGCCATCAAACTCTCGGCGGCCTTCATCCCCCTGATCCGCTTCGCGATCCTCTTCGCCTTCCTGGCGATCCTTCTGCTGGGAGGCCTGCAGGCCTGGCGGGGCGCTCTGGCGGTGGGCAGCTACAGCTTCCTGGTCTTCATCACCCAGCGCCTGCTCTGGCCTCTGACTCGTCTGGGCAACACGCTCGACGAGTACCAGCGCTCGATGGCCTCGGTGAAACGGGTCCTCGATCTGATCAACACGCCCATCAGGATCGCCACCGGCGAGACGGCCCTGCCCAAGGCCCGGGTGCGCGGTGCCGTGGAATTCCGGGATGTGCACTTCGCCTATCAGGGCCGCGAGCCCCTGCTGAACGGCTTCAGCCTTGCCATTCCCGCCGGTCAGACCCTGGGGATCGTGGGAGCCACCGGCTCCGGCAAGAGCACCCTGGTGAAACTGCTGCTGCGCCTCTATGCCATCAACGCCGGCCGCATCCTGCTGGACGGCATCCCGGTGGAGAGCCTGAGGTTGCAGGATCTGCGCCGCGCCATCGCTCTGGTGAGCCAGGAGGTGTATCTCTTCCACGGCAGCGTGGCGGCGAACATCGCCTACGGCAGCCCTGACGCCACCACGGCCGAGATCCGGCGTGCCGCGCGACTGGCCGAGGCCGCAGCCTTCATCGAGGAGCTGCCCGACGGCTACGAGACCACCGTGGGGGAGCGCGGCCAGCGCCTCTCCGGCGGCCAGCGCCAGCGCATCGCCCTGGCCCGCGCGATCCTCAAGGAAGCTCCCGTGCTGGTGCTCGACGAGGCCACCGCGGCGGTGGACAACGACACGGAAGCGGCGATCCAGCGCTCGCTCGATGCCATCACGCACGAGCGCACCACAGTTGTGATCGCTCATCGCCTCAGCACGGTCCGTCACGCCGATCGCATCGTGGTGATGGAGCAGGGCCGGATTGCGGAATCGGGCAGCCACGACCAGCTGCTCCACGCCGACGGCGCCTACGCCGGTCTCTGGCGCGTTCAGGCCGGTCTGCGGCCCGATGAGGCCCTGGCGCTCTGA
- a CDS encoding RNA-binding protein yields MTIYVGNLSFQAEREDLLDLFAQYGEVKQCSLPLDRETGRKRGFAFVELANDTEEQAAIDDLQDVEWMGRMIRVNKATPRERSSAPRRSYGGGGGGGDRW; encoded by the coding sequence ATGACCATTTACGTTGGCAACCTCTCGTTCCAGGCCGAACGCGAGGATCTGCTCGACCTGTTCGCCCAGTACGGCGAGGTCAAGCAGTGCAGTCTCCCGCTTGATCGTGAGACGGGCCGCAAGCGGGGCTTCGCCTTCGTGGAACTGGCCAACGACACCGAGGAGCAGGCCGCCATCGACGACCTCCAGGATGTGGAGTGGATGGGCCGCATGATCCGTGTGAACAAAGCGACCCCCCGGGAGCGCAGCAGCGCCCCGCGTCGGTCCTACGGCGGCGGGGGCGGCGGCGGCGACCGCTGGTGA
- a CDS encoding DEAD/DEAH box helicase, which produces MQALQDRGYSQPSPIQAAAIPELLLGRDLVGQAQTGTGKTAAFALPLLERIDLQCAAPQVLVLAPTRELAGQVAEAFSAYGAHLKGLRILPVYGGADFRDQIHQLRRGVHVVVGTPGRVMDHMRQGTLVLSGLSCLVLDEADEMLRMGFIDDVEWVLEHLPDERQLVLFSATMPREIRSISRSHLREPAEITIKADARDSGRIRQRHLIVQGPHKLEVLSRVLEAESDSGVIIFARTKSISVTISEALERHGYNVAVLNGDVAQAQRERTVERLRNGSVDILVATDVAARGLDVDRIGLVINYDVPFDSEAYVHRIGRTGRAGRRGDAILFLTPRERRFLSGLERAVGQPIEAMEVPSNSAINQHRLDRLRSRLTDAVRHDSGSADERALLSELLQRVAGELDCSADELALAALQLAVGGKPLLVQGDEPWRRMASTRTVGRSTEGRRERRGGSSRPRPDLDERPIEADMQRYRIELGWRDRVKPGNIVGAIANETGLQGRRIGRIRIFDAHSTVDLPRDISPEMVTSLHQLRVMNKPLQLSKLA; this is translated from the coding sequence ATGCAGGCCCTGCAGGATCGCGGCTACAGCCAGCCCTCCCCGATCCAGGCGGCGGCCATCCCCGAGCTGCTACTGGGTCGCGACCTGGTGGGCCAGGCCCAGACCGGAACCGGCAAGACCGCAGCCTTCGCGCTGCCCCTCCTGGAACGGATCGATCTGCAATGCGCAGCCCCCCAGGTTCTGGTCCTCGCTCCCACCCGTGAACTGGCCGGTCAGGTGGCCGAAGCGTTTTCGGCCTATGGCGCCCACCTCAAAGGTCTGCGAATCCTGCCCGTGTACGGCGGCGCCGACTTCCGCGACCAGATCCATCAGCTGCGCCGCGGCGTGCATGTGGTGGTGGGCACGCCGGGACGGGTGATGGACCACATGCGCCAGGGCACCCTCGTTCTCTCCGGGCTCAGCTGCCTGGTGCTCGATGAAGCCGACGAGATGCTGCGCATGGGCTTCATCGACGATGTGGAGTGGGTGCTGGAGCACCTGCCCGATGAGCGGCAGCTGGTGCTGTTCTCCGCCACCATGCCCCGCGAGATCCGGTCCATCTCCCGGAGCCATCTGCGGGAGCCGGCGGAGATCACCATCAAGGCCGATGCCCGTGATTCCGGCCGGATCCGTCAGCGCCATCTGATCGTTCAGGGGCCCCACAAGCTGGAGGTCCTCAGCCGCGTCCTGGAAGCGGAGAGCGACAGCGGCGTCATCATCTTCGCCCGCACCAAATCGATCAGCGTCACCATCTCCGAAGCGCTGGAGCGGCACGGTTACAACGTCGCCGTCCTCAACGGTGATGTGGCCCAGGCCCAGCGCGAGCGCACGGTGGAGCGTCTCCGCAACGGCAGCGTCGACATCCTCGTGGCCACCGACGTGGCGGCCCGTGGACTGGATGTGGACCGCATCGGTCTGGTCATCAACTACGACGTTCCGTTCGACAGTGAGGCCTATGTGCACCGGATCGGCCGGACGGGCCGCGCCGGGCGCCGGGGCGACGCGATCCTGTTCCTGACTCCCCGTGAGCGCCGCTTCCTCAGTGGTCTCGAGCGTGCGGTGGGCCAGCCGATCGAAGCGATGGAGGTGCCCTCCAACAGCGCCATCAACCAGCACCGGCTCGACCGGTTGCGCTCCCGCCTCACCGATGCCGTCCGCCACGACTCCGGCAGCGCCGACGAGCGAGCCCTCCTGAGCGAACTGCTGCAGCGGGTGGCCGGCGAACTGGACTGCTCGGCCGATGAGCTCGCCCTGGCGGCCCTGCAACTGGCTGTGGGCGGCAAGCCCCTGCTGGTTCAGGGCGATGAGCCCTGGCGGCGGATGGCATCCACCAGAACCGTGGGACGCAGCACCGAAGGACGGCGTGAGCGCAGGGGAGGCAGCTCCAGGCCCCGACCCGATCTGGATGAGCGCCCGATCGAAGCCGACATGCAGCGTTACCGCATCGAGCTGGGCTGGAGGGACCGGGTCAAGCCGGGCAACATCGTGGGTGCCATCGCCAACGAAACCGGCCTGCAGGGGAGGCGGATCGGCCGCATCCGCATCTTCGATGCCCACAGCACGGTCGACCTGCCGCGGGACATCAGTCCCGAGATGGTCACCTCGTTGCATCAGCTGCGGGTGATGAACAAACCGCTCCAGCTCAGCAAACTCGCCTGA
- a CDS encoding phosphomannose isomerase type II C-terminal cupin domain: MQRVVRPWGWYETLLDVAGTRVKRLHVDPLQRLSLQRHRHRCEHWVVTAGQGWIHRPSGREPLAPGQSCTIPQGAWHRAEAGAEGLEIVEVQRGTLLIEEDVERSEDDYGRVTEPGGPGPNPG; this comes from the coding sequence TTGCAGCGGGTTGTCAGACCCTGGGGCTGGTATGAAACGCTTCTGGATGTTGCCGGCACCCGGGTCAAGCGCCTGCACGTCGATCCACTTCAACGGCTGAGTCTTCAGCGCCACCGGCATCGCTGCGAGCACTGGGTGGTCACAGCGGGCCAGGGCTGGATTCACAGGCCGAGCGGTCGTGAGCCGCTGGCGCCGGGTCAGTCCTGCACCATCCCGCAGGGGGCCTGGCACCGCGCCGAGGCGGGAGCCGAGGGGCTGGAGATCGTGGAGGTGCAGCGGGGAACCCTCCTGATCGAGGAGGATGTGGAACGGAGCGAGGATGATTACGGCCGCGTGACAGAACCCGGCGGCCCTGGACCGAACCCGGGTTGA
- a CDS encoding ATP-dependent RecD-like DNA helicase — MAQALGEALARRGAQGGFGSASSLQPEERELLHQLNRCLLQSLAEGGLDLDIAAGPPAEVDGTGWPERHRQVLQAAGWLHERGPLVESNGRWSWRRWHQRQLRVRHLLERHAASRSAPERPAQPDGGDRAGGDPLLAELSIGLDPQQRRALSLIVSERLILLSGGPGTGKTSTVARMLVALHRRQPALRLQLAAPTGKAATRLSQAISEAWHAQGLEDPPPSATLHRLLVGRGSDTGSRRREPLPIDVLVIDEMSMVDLVLLERMLLALPADARLVLVGDPDQLAPVAPGAVWQELQDRRGGAVEGAVRVHLQQVHRNRGAIADLIGLIRREGPGALTHGLAALAPEANVSWTQAPAGRGPQAAIAAMRRHASRLAELAAAATSGDPSPAMRLLEELDRVVVLAPRRRGAWGVETLQRTVLGERFDASVEHWPVGTPVLCCRNLPDCDLVNGDVGVLVERDHTPWLLFPEASGRSPRWLPPARVPELEPALALTIHKAQGSQYGAVTLLLPPGTETDARLLYTGLSRARDHLTVITTPAIEEL, encoded by the coding sequence GTGGCGCAGGCCCTGGGCGAGGCCCTGGCGCGGCGGGGTGCCCAGGGGGGATTCGGCTCTGCCTCCAGCCTGCAGCCGGAGGAACGGGAGCTGCTGCATCAGCTGAACCGTTGCCTGCTGCAGTCGCTGGCGGAGGGAGGGCTCGATCTCGACATCGCAGCCGGGCCTCCGGCTGAGGTGGATGGGACCGGCTGGCCGGAGCGCCACCGGCAGGTGCTGCAGGCGGCGGGCTGGCTGCACGAGCGGGGCCCGCTGGTGGAGAGCAACGGCCGCTGGAGCTGGCGGCGCTGGCACCAGCGGCAGCTCCGGGTCCGCCACCTGCTCGAGCGGCACGCCGCATCCCGGTCCGCCCCGGAGAGGCCGGCACAGCCTGACGGCGGGGACAGAGCGGGGGGGGATCCACTGCTAGCCGAGCTCTCCATCGGACTGGACCCGCAGCAGCGACGCGCCCTGAGCCTGATCGTCAGCGAGCGGCTGATCCTGCTCAGCGGCGGTCCCGGAACGGGCAAGACCAGCACCGTGGCCCGCATGCTGGTGGCTCTGCACCGCCGGCAACCCGCGCTGCGGCTGCAGCTGGCGGCACCGACCGGGAAGGCCGCCACCCGCCTGAGTCAGGCCATCAGCGAGGCCTGGCACGCCCAGGGGCTGGAGGACCCTCCGCCGTCGGCCACCCTGCACCGGCTCCTGGTGGGCCGAGGCAGCGACACGGGAAGCCGCCGGCGTGAACCGCTGCCGATCGACGTGCTGGTGATCGATGAGATGTCGATGGTGGATCTGGTGCTGCTGGAGCGCATGCTGCTGGCCCTGCCTGCGGACGCCCGCCTGGTGCTGGTGGGCGACCCGGATCAGCTCGCACCGGTGGCCCCCGGTGCGGTCTGGCAGGAGCTGCAGGACCGCCGCGGCGGAGCGGTGGAGGGCGCGGTCCGGGTGCATCTGCAGCAGGTGCACAGGAACCGGGGAGCGATCGCCGATCTGATCGGCCTCATCCGGCGGGAGGGCCCCGGGGCGCTGACGCACGGACTGGCGGCCCTGGCGCCGGAGGCGAACGTGAGCTGGACGCAGGCGCCGGCCGGGAGGGGCCCTCAGGCCGCCATCGCAGCGATGCGACGACACGCCTCCCGCCTCGCTGAACTCGCCGCCGCGGCGACGTCCGGCGATCCCAGCCCGGCCATGCGTCTACTGGAGGAACTGGATCGGGTGGTGGTGCTGGCCCCCAGGCGCCGCGGCGCCTGGGGGGTGGAGACCCTGCAGCGGACGGTGCTGGGCGAGCGGTTCGATGCTTCGGTGGAGCACTGGCCCGTGGGCACTCCGGTGCTCTGCTGCCGCAACCTGCCCGACTGCGATCTGGTGAATGGCGATGTGGGCGTGCTGGTGGAACGCGATCACACGCCCTGGCTGCTGTTTCCGGAGGCATCGGGCCGCAGCCCCCGCTGGCTGCCACCCGCTCGCGTTCCCGAGCTGGAGCCGGCCCTGGCGCTGACCATCCACAAGGCCCAGGGAAGCCAGTACGGGGCCGTGACCCTGCTGCTTCCCCCCGGTACGGAAACAGACGCCCGACTGCTGTACACGGGACTGAGTCGGGCGCGAGACCACCTGACCGTGATCACGACCCCAGCCATCGAAGAACTGTGA
- a CDS encoding UvrD-helicase domain-containing protein, which produces MTATPAGDRARARDFDPNRFGLDPGTRLLEASAGTGKTYALAHLVLRLVVERGLSLQQLLVVTFTEAAAAELRDRIGRRLSEALHGLQRTPDDAVLAQWIEQRRSSRGGAVQADRGRLLLALEELHRADITTIHGFCLRSLQRSGLEAALPLHCRLERDPTTLLQAISHDYWQQQVLPMPAWLLRGLKASRIGPDALQILLARWDADPSLELPPLPAGLLHDQPLTDQLPVLVERDWQRMRTLWHEQAGALQEGLCAAAARWKQEGQPTSPYTVKPRKDRVAPISGWLAAHREPDPAALGKGRELEDLCAYFHPGAYWKAALKAGELSPRLPEAGLQKAIARVCEGPGERLLLHFSHWALAELDRRRHRRGALGYGDLLRGLDPRGPARGADALQAALRKRYRAALIDEFQDTDPLQWRILAGAFAGQPGHLLVMVGDPKQAIYRFRGGDLDTYRRARAGADRVVSLADNHRTDPPLIDALNALMAPGLRRSDLPVPPVRARARGLRLQLPQGESPLQLLWLPEAQADGMEPQGKGELDRTIPGRVAAAVRNLLDRRLELVPADADPSSGPTGQPGGRCLGAGDVCLIVDTHRQAEAHRHALERVGLPSRLVSKGDVLASPGARVLQRLLDALAHPGDPGRLRLLAVSPLLGWSAARLSESECWDRLAAHIDGLARVLPERGLLGCLSELLEDGALAFLARDGRLLADLQQSTELVQDAMHRQGLGALAAVDWLRQQRLAPEQGSVADERQPNSSLAEDAVRVITVHRSKGLEFPVVICPTLWAGISAGPRGGLPLPRWQPEGAEAPRIDLHLDPRWGDGRLAAEEDRRARAAERERLAYVAMTRARHLLLLAWTPVKRRGGGEPGPLNGLLFPDQIPESEPGTVGEWRACLEAAVASRGLPLRIWDGGSEGREAAPSPSVAGQGAGEDLGLGPVPDRPLGQRWARSSYSTWVRQAAAVPALEREEGRDVDAADGSASDQSRPVEEAGDLPAIPSDWPRHGPLESFPRGARAGDCLHRILERLEYGPSADLQARERLVDQTLEEAALPAEQRGPLLRALEQLFATPFGGALGSLRLADLPRERRLNELAFDLPLAIRSDFGEEPEPSGSPVSSRALARLFRRHGGVHTRAYADRLERLTVSTRGFLTGAIDLVFCDDRGDRPPRWWLLDWKSTWSGERDADGAVQACGPAHYSRERMATLIEEHHYPLQTQLYLVALHRYLRWRLPGYDPARHLGGSVVVFLRGAPGPCPADPSGVPGMWVEPVHLERLLAIDALMHGEEAA; this is translated from the coding sequence GTGACAGCGACACCGGCCGGCGATCGCGCCCGCGCGCGCGACTTTGATCCGAACCGCTTCGGGCTGGACCCCGGCACCCGGCTGCTGGAGGCCAGCGCCGGCACCGGCAAGACCTATGCCCTGGCCCATCTGGTGCTGCGCCTGGTGGTGGAGCGCGGCCTGTCGCTGCAGCAGCTGCTGGTGGTGACCTTCACCGAGGCGGCGGCGGCGGAGCTGCGCGACCGCATCGGGCGGCGCCTGAGTGAGGCGCTGCACGGCCTCCAGCGAACACCGGACGATGCGGTGCTGGCGCAATGGATCGAGCAGCGCCGCAGCAGCCGGGGTGGAGCCGTTCAGGCGGATCGGGGCCGGCTGCTGCTGGCGCTTGAGGAGCTGCACCGGGCCGACATCACCACCATCCACGGCTTCTGCCTGCGCAGCCTGCAACGCTCGGGCCTCGAGGCCGCTCTGCCCCTGCACTGCAGGCTGGAGCGGGATCCCACCACCCTGCTGCAGGCCATCAGCCACGACTACTGGCAACAGCAGGTGCTGCCCATGCCGGCGTGGCTGCTGCGGGGGCTGAAGGCCAGCCGCATCGGCCCGGATGCGCTGCAGATCCTTCTGGCCCGCTGGGACGCGGATCCCTCCCTGGAGCTGCCGCCGCTGCCGGCTGGGCTCCTCCACGATCAGCCTTTGACCGACCAGCTGCCGGTCCTGGTCGAACGGGACTGGCAGCGGATGCGCACGCTCTGGCACGAGCAGGCCGGTGCGCTTCAAGAGGGCCTCTGCGCCGCGGCCGCGCGCTGGAAGCAGGAGGGCCAGCCGACGTCGCCTTACACGGTCAAGCCGCGCAAGGACCGGGTCGCACCGATCAGCGGCTGGCTGGCCGCCCACCGGGAGCCCGATCCGGCGGCTCTGGGGAAGGGCAGGGAGCTGGAGGATCTCTGCGCCTACTTCCACCCGGGCGCCTATTGGAAAGCAGCCCTCAAAGCCGGGGAGCTCAGTCCGCGGCTGCCGGAGGCCGGCCTGCAGAAGGCGATCGCCCGTGTGTGCGAGGGCCCCGGTGAACGGCTGCTGCTCCATTTCAGTCACTGGGCTCTGGCCGAGCTGGATCGGCGCCGGCATCGCCGCGGCGCCCTCGGCTACGGCGACCTGCTGCGGGGCCTCGATCCCCGTGGGCCCGCCCGGGGGGCGGACGCGCTGCAGGCCGCACTGCGGAAGCGCTACCGGGCCGCTCTGATCGATGAGTTTCAGGACACCGACCCGCTGCAGTGGCGAATCCTGGCGGGGGCCTTCGCCGGCCAGCCCGGGCATCTGCTGGTGATGGTGGGCGATCCGAAGCAGGCCATCTACCGCTTCCGTGGCGGGGATCTGGACACGTACCGCCGGGCCCGTGCCGGGGCCGACCGGGTGGTGTCCCTGGCCGACAACCACCGCACCGACCCGCCCCTGATCGACGCCCTCAATGCCCTGATGGCACCCGGGCTCCGGCGCAGCGATCTACCGGTGCCACCGGTGCGGGCCAGAGCGCGGGGACTTCGGCTGCAGCTGCCGCAGGGCGAATCGCCACTGCAGCTGCTCTGGCTGCCGGAAGCGCAGGCGGACGGCATGGAGCCGCAGGGGAAGGGGGAGCTGGACCGCACCATCCCCGGCCGGGTGGCCGCAGCGGTGCGGAACCTGCTGGACCGCCGACTCGAGCTGGTTCCCGCCGACGCAGACCCCTCTTCGGGCCCGACGGGGCAGCCGGGTGGCCGCTGCCTGGGCGCCGGTGATGTCTGCCTGATCGTGGACACCCACCGTCAGGCCGAGGCCCACCGGCATGCCCTCGAGCGGGTCGGCCTGCCCAGCCGCCTGGTGAGCAAGGGTGATGTGCTGGCCAGCCCCGGAGCACGGGTGCTGCAGCGGCTGCTCGATGCTCTGGCCCATCCGGGTGATCCGGGCCGGCTGCGTCTTCTGGCCGTCTCACCACTGCTGGGCTGGAGCGCCGCCCGGCTGAGCGAGAGCGAGTGCTGGGATCGTCTCGCCGCCCACATCGATGGGCTGGCACGGGTCCTGCCGGAGAGGGGTCTGCTCGGCTGCCTCTCGGAGCTGCTGGAGGACGGCGCCCTGGCCTTTCTCGCCCGCGACGGGCGCCTGCTGGCGGACCTGCAGCAAAGCACCGAACTGGTGCAGGACGCGATGCACCGGCAGGGGCTCGGGGCCCTGGCCGCGGTCGACTGGCTGCGCCAGCAGCGCCTGGCACCCGAGCAGGGAAGCGTGGCCGATGAACGCCAGCCCAACAGCTCTCTGGCCGAGGACGCCGTGCGGGTGATCACCGTGCATCGCAGCAAGGGCCTGGAGTTCCCGGTGGTGATCTGCCCCACCCTGTGGGCCGGGATCTCGGCTGGTCCGAGGGGGGGGCTGCCGCTGCCGCGCTGGCAGCCGGAGGGCGCCGAGGCACCCCGCATCGATCTCCATCTCGACCCGCGCTGGGGCGACGGCCGGCTGGCCGCTGAAGAGGATCGGCGCGCCCGCGCCGCGGAGCGGGAACGGCTGGCCTACGTGGCGATGACGAGGGCCCGGCACCTGCTCCTGCTGGCCTGGACGCCGGTGAAGCGGCGGGGCGGCGGCGAGCCCGGCCCCCTGAACGGCCTTCTGTTCCCGGATCAGATTCCCGAGAGTGAACCCGGCACGGTGGGCGAATGGCGGGCCTGCCTTGAGGCAGCCGTGGCGTCACGGGGGCTGCCGCTCCGGATCTGGGATGGTGGCAGTGAGGGCCGCGAGGCGGCGCCATCGCCGTCAGTCGCTGGCCAGGGAGCAGGCGAGGACCTGGGGCTGGGCCCGGTGCCCGATCGCCCCCTCGGCCAGCGCTGGGCCCGCAGCAGCTACTCAACCTGGGTGCGACAGGCCGCGGCCGTTCCGGCGCTCGAGCGGGAGGAGGGCCGGGACGTGGATGCCGCCGACGGCAGCGCGAGCGATCAGAGCAGACCGGTGGAGGAAGCCGGGGACCTCCCCGCCATTCCGTCGGACTGGCCCCGCCATGGACCGCTGGAGAGCTTCCCCCGCGGCGCCCGGGCGGGCGACTGTCTGCACCGCATCCTCGAGCGACTGGAGTACGGCCCCTCAGCCGATCTCCAGGCCCGGGAGCGGCTGGTGGATCAGACCCTCGAGGAGGCCGCGCTCCCGGCCGAGCAGCGCGGCCCGCTGCTCAGGGCCCTGGAACAGCTGTTCGCCACTCCCTTCGGCGGCGCACTGGGTTCCCTGCGGTTGGCCGATCTGCCGCGAGAGAGGCGGCTGAACGAGCTGGCCTTCGATCTGCCGCTGGCGATCCGCTCCGACTTCGGGGAGGAGCCCGAGCCCAGCGGCTCCCCCGTCTCCAGCAGGGCACTGGCGCGACTGTTCCGGCGTCATGGCGGCGTGCACACCCGGGCCTACGCCGATCGGCTCGAGCGCCTGACGGTGTCCACCCGCGGCTTCCTGACTGGAGCCATCGATCTGGTGTTCTGCGATGACCGCGGCGATCGCCCTCCCCGCTGGTGGCTGCTGGACTGGAAGAGCACCTGGAGCGGCGAGCGGGATGCGGACGGGGCCGTGCAGGCCTGCGGGCCGGCCCACTACAGCCGGGAGCGCATGGCAACTCTGATCGAGGAGCACCACTACCCCCTGCAGACCCAGCTCTATCTGGTGGCCCTGCACCGCTATCTCCGCTGGCGGCTGCCCGGCTACGACCCCGCCCGCCATCTCGGAGGCAGCGTCGTGGTGTTCCTGCGCGGGGCGCCGGGGCCCTGCCCTGCGGACCCATCCGGCGTACCGGGCATGTGGGTGGAGCCGGTGCATCTGGAGCGGCTCCTGGCCATCGATGCCCTGATGCACGGGGAGGAGGCCGCTTGA